A stretch of Eubalaena glacialis isolate mEubGla1 chromosome 10, mEubGla1.1.hap2.+ XY, whole genome shotgun sequence DNA encodes these proteins:
- the EIF3F gene encoding eukaryotic translation initiation factor 3 subunit F, with translation MATPAVPLSAPPATPTETPAAASDPAPAPAPASASAPAPAPVPAPTPAPASSSDPAAAAATTAAPGQTPASAPAPAQTPAQSLPGPALPGPFPGGRVVRLHPVILASIVDSYERRNEGAARVIGTLLGTVDKHSVEVTNCFSVPHNESEDEVAVDMEFAKNMYELHKKVSPNELILGWYATGHDITEHSVLIHEYYSREAPNPIHLTVDTSLQNGRMSIKAYVSTLMGVPGRTMGVMFTPLTVKYAYYDTERIGVDLIMKTCFSPNRVIGLSSDLQQVGGASARIQDALSTVLQYAEDVLSGKVSADNTVGRFLMSLVNQVPKIVPEDFETMLNSNINDLLMVTYLANLTQSQIALNEKLVNL, from the exons ATGGCCACACCGGCAGTACCGCTGAGCGCGCCTCCCGCCACCCCAACCGAAACCCCGGCTGCGGCCTCAGACCCGGCCCCGGCTccagccccagcctcagcctcagcGCCGGCTCCAGCGCCGGTTCCAGCTCCAACGCCGGCTCCAGCCTCATCCTCAGACCCGGCGGCAGCAGCGGCTACGACCGCGGCTCCGGGCCAGACCCCGGCCTCAGCGCCAGCCCCAGCGCAGACCCCGGCACAGTCGCTGCCTGGCCCGGCTCTCCCAGGCCCCTTCCCTGGCGGCCGCGTGGTCCGGCTGCACCCGGTCATTTTGGCCTCCATCGTGGACAGCTACGAGCGACGCAACGAGGGCGCTGCCCGAGTCATCGGGACCCTGCTGG GAACCGTTGACAAGCACTCAGTGGAAGTCACCAACTGCTTTTCAGTGCCGCACAATGAGTCAGAAGACGAG GTGGCTGTTGACATGGAATTTGCTAAGAACATGTATGAATTGCACAAGAAAGTCTCTCCAAATGAGCTCATCCTGGGCTG GTATGCTACAGGCCATGACATCACAGAGCACTCAGTGCTGATCCATGAGTACTACAGCCGGGAAGCCCCCAACCCCATTCACCTCACAGTGGACACGAGCCTCCAGAACGGCCGCATGAGCATTAAGGCCTACGTCAG CACTTTAATGGGTGTTCCTGGGAGGACCATGGGGGTGATGTTCACCCCTCTGACAGTGAAATACGCATATTATGACACTGAACGCATTGGAG TTGACCTGATCATGAAGACCTGTTTTAGCCCCAACCGGGTAATCGGCCTCTCCAGTGACTTGCAGCAAGTGGGAGGGGCATCGGCCCGCATCCAGGATGCCCTCAGCACAGTGTTGCAGTACGCGGAGGACGTGCTG TCTGGAAAGGTGTCAGCTGACAATACCGTGGGCcgcttcttgatgagtctggttaaccAAGTACCCAAAATAGTTCCTGAGGACTTCGAGACCATGCTCAACAGCAACATCAAC GACCTGCTGATGGTGACCTACCTGGCCAATCTCACGCAGTCACAAATTGCCCTCAATGAGAAACTTGTGAACCTGTGA